ttcgctttccccgagtggtacaaaatataaacatcataatctttcagcaattctaactaCCGCCTCTACCGCAAGTTTAgctccttttgcttgaatatgtactgaagactcttatgatctgtatagatgtcaacatgaacgccatataagtaatgtctccagattttaagtgcatgaatcaccgctgctaactctaggtcgtgagtcgggtagttcttctcgtgcttcctgaGTTGTCTAGAAGTGTAAGCAATCAccttgccgtgctgcatcaatacacaacccaatccgactcttgaagcgtcacaatagacagCATAACCCTCGGATCCCTCTGGAAGcgccagaactggtgctgaagtcaacctatccttcaattcttgaaaactccactcacaagcatctgtccattggaacttggtTGCCTTCTGAGtaaacttcgtcaatggggtagAAAGATAAAAGAAGCCCTCCACAAATCTTCTGCAATACTCTgctaaacctagaaaactacgaacctctgccGGCGTCGTAGGtcgaggccaagtcttcacagcctctatcGTCTGAGTATCCACTTTGATACCCTCATCTGaaacaatatgccccaggaaaGCCATAGAGtttagccagaattcacatttggagaatttcgcATACAGCTTCTGGTCCTGAAGGACTCTAAGTACtgcacgcaaatgatctgcatgctcagtcTCTAATCgagaataaactagaatatcgtCTATAAACATAATCACGAACaggtctaggaagggtctgaatacacgattcatcaggtccatgaatacagctggagaATTAGTCAACCTGAAAGACATAACaagaaactcgaaatgaccatatctagccCTAAATGATGTCTTCAGAATGTCTTTCCCTCTGATCCTGACCTGGTGATAACCAGACCtaaagtctatcttcgagaaatatctagcaccttgcagttgatcaaataaatcatctatcctcggaagtggatacttattcttaatcgttaccttattcaattgtctatagtcgatacacatccgtagcgaacCATCcctctttcttacgaacaatactggggctccccacagtgacgtactaggtctgataaagcccttctccagTAGATCcctcaactgttccttcaactccttcaactcagcaggggctatcctataaggagggatggatatcggctgagtacccgatagtacatctatagcgaagtcaatttctcgctctggtgggaggcctggaagctcatctggaaacacatccggGAACTCATTAAATACAGGAATGGACTGAAGGATTTGCGGTTCtgcttctgtatcctgaactCGAACTATATGATAGATACAACCCTTCGAAATCATCTTCTTCGCCTTGAGATAAGatataaacctacctttcggcgaAGCCATATTGCCCTTCCATTCCAAAATTGGTTCCCCCGAGAAGTGGAACGTGACAGTCTTCGTCCAACACCCGCATAAATaaaagctaaccaatccatccccataatgacGTAAAAGTCGACCATTTGTAATTCTATAAGATCTGCTACGGTCTGACGACCGCAAACAACTACAGAACAATCACGATAAATCTTCCTAACAATTACAGGTTcgccaacaggtgtagacacagaAAATGGCTCATTCAATAACTCTGCACTATACTGAATTTTTTCGCAATAAGTGGAGTGACATAGGATAAATTGgaccccggatctatcaacgtGGAAACATTATATGAACAAACTGTCAACATACCTGTCACAACGTCTGGTGAAGACTCCAAATCCTGACGACCTGCcaaagcgtagatgcggttcTGAGCCTCGCCTACACCAGAAGCTCCTCCccctcctctgcctctacctgctgaagaCTGAGGCTCGCGCCCAGAAGGATGCACAGATGCTGATGACCCGGCTATAGAACCTGTCGGTTGCGTCACACTAGTAGGTCTCCCTTGTGGACAGTCCTTCATGAAATGATCTGGGCTACCACAAATATAACAAGCCCCCGACCCATACTGACATCGTCCCTGGTGCGCTCTACCACAGTTACCACACTACTGTGGTACTGCCTCCCTCGGGAGCTCCTCGGGTGGTGGAGTCGTCGATGATCGTTGGGGTAGGGTCTCACCCTGGCCCTCAGACTGGGCCTCGGCTGCCAGGTGTGCCCTACTGTTCCCCTCGCCAGCTATCGTATCACCTCTTCGGCCAGCTACAGTCTTCCTGGTCACCGGCATAGCTGTGTACAAATATGGAAGGGTAAGTTTAACTCAaatctcctatgacttggctctacagCACGATTCAGATCTGAAAGAAAGGTAaccaattcctaaatgccctatagttTCCTATTTATatgatatggtgcacaacacgtctacaaataagactctactagacactgctTGTAGACtccctatgtcacgacccaaaccccgtgggccgcgactggtaccctaactggatacccatacgtacctatctgatcgaattcgaatcatacaaatttttttttttttgtttcaaaacagaagtacggaaataggccgatacaaatacggcacgcgcgcaaccatacgtatatatacatatatacctgaacatacagacatttacaagtaagccgataaggctaacataccgacgaaacccgtaacccacacatctatctacaggcctctacagacatacaaaatcatatggcgggacagggccccgccgtacccagaatatacacacatacggagtacacagaagacagaaaatatataccaaaagatatgctccgggtcaaaggagctcttcaagtagcagagtcgggaacctacgcgggcggcgtatcacctggtgcgtctgtacctgcgggcatgtagcgcagcccccgaagaacgggggtcagtacggaaaatgtaccgagtatgtaaagcagaaacataacagatataaacatagtccgaaccggagtcacagaaatataacggacagaaccataaatcagactgacggacagagttatgatccagacagacatacagaatcgtgttccatacaaataaacagaattatagttcggacagacagacggaatcacaaTACGGACGGAtgggcagaatcagaacccatacggacatacagagtcagaatccatacggacatacagaaatagtcgaagcacagacggacagacagtagtatgtcagacagaattatgcatgcagagtagcacagagtcatacaaaatcatacagaggcgtgtgctttataagtacagatagcacacgcatatattcatacagatcccggccctgtctgggggcgcggtaac
The nucleotide sequence above comes from Lycium barbarum isolate Lr01 chromosome 3, ASM1917538v2, whole genome shotgun sequence. Encoded proteins:
- the LOC132630949 gene encoding uncharacterized protein LOC132630949, encoding MKDCPQGRPTSVTQPTGSIAGSSASVHPSGREPQSSAGRGRGGGGASGVGEAQNRIYALAGRQDLESSPDVVTDDILVYSRLETEHADHLRAVLRVLQDQKLYAKFSKCEFWLNSMAFLGHIVSDEGIKVDTQTIEAVKTWPRPTTPAEVRSFLGLAEYCRRFVEGFFYLSTPLTKFTQKATKFQWTDASNVVADALSRKSMSSLAYRQAGKRELAHDLLQLANLGVRLIDSGDAGVTIQTIATSSLVAEVKRRQYADPSLTHYKDTTPQKKKSPFGITGEGVLRYRARLYVPDVARLRQKIMVEAHCSR